The Juglans microcarpa x Juglans regia isolate MS1-56 chromosome 8D, Jm3101_v1.0, whole genome shotgun sequence genomic sequence tacgaaactcacatgaaaaaaaaaattaattttttaataagattccgtttatttttaaaactattgcgCGATGCTGACAAATTTTATGACTGTATGTAACACTATACTTGTAAAATATATGTCGTGCATAGTTATATTGCTAAAACTTCTCCAATTTAATTAGATCGAAAATCAATAATTATAAGAAGGATATTGGAGATGGGATAAAATTGTCCCCAGTTGTTACTTGTTACACATAAAGAACCGATTAGCATTTGATACAATCTTTACCAAAATTAGAAACTGCGTTGGAACCAAATCGTCGGGTATCTGTACTCGATCTACACCGGAGCAGCTTGAAAAGTTGGTTAGATTGCTTTACTAGTTCTTTGTGTCTGTCCCAGTGACTAGTGAGTGCTTTGCCAAGAACTTTGAGGTACAGtcataggaaaatattttagttataaaagaatggtataaaaataaatttataattaattaatataatttaatatgatacgattataatatgataatttaatatgatacgattaatttaatatgatatgattataatatgataatttaatatgatacaattataatatgatacgattacaaaattaattttattataaaataaatttaatgaattttaaaaaattaaaaaattaaaaaatttatttttatataatctatatatatttttatatatagcaGTTATCTCAATCATAATGATGTAGACGTGCAGTGTCAAAAAGAGTTTCGTGCGTTTTCATCGTGATGCCCATTATCCTTCCAACAGTTCATTTGATTAAACCATGCCCACATTAGTACTTTACTGTCGCTTGTCGGGTAAGTGACATCTAAATCCAGTACGTACATAATCCAGAGAAAAATCCCAACTCTTCTAAATAAAGGATTCCAAAAGCGTTTGCTTTACTCAATGGTCTACTGACAACTGTGGTAGATCTAGAGCTTTTCTGTCGGTGGCTTCTTGCTACCGCCTCACTGAGTTGGGAGTGTGCCTGTGAGAGAACAAGACTGCTGCACAAACATGGCGGTAGACTCTCCTTCTCTAGTCCGTCTCCTCTTCTTTGCTAGAGTCTCAGGGCTTGCAGTAGCCACGCTGGTCCTCTTTTGGGCTCTTGCTTTCAATTCCAGCTTCCTGATCCCTCACTCATCCTCCCAAGAATACCTCATCTATACAGTATGTTATACTCTCTCTCTAGACTCTCGAACACTCTCTGCATGTCTTTTACACAAAGCACAAATggcttttctctttttgttttcgtttttgAAGAGCTAAAAggattgattttttcttttcttttcttttaaaacaggCTCTTCATCCTATATTTATGGTGATTGGGTTTATTCTAATCAGTGGAGAAGGTAGTGCAAGAACCCGGAAATTAAAACAATAGTAAATATAAATGATCATGAGAACATTTACATAATGGGGtctgtttgctttatttttttttttgcaatgttTCCAGCAATTCTGGTGCATAGATGGTTGCCTGGTTCGAGGAACTTCAAGAAATCTGTGCATTTGTGCCTTCAAGGAGTGGCTTTGGCTTCTGGGTTATTTGGGATTTGGACAAGGTTTCAGGGGAAGATGGGATTGTGGCTAATTTCTACAGTCTGCATTCCTGGATGGGTTTGATTTGTGTCTCCCTATTTGGAGCTCAGGTTTGTTCTTCCATTCCCTTAGCTGTACTATTTTCGTTCTTTTCTTAAGTGGTTCAGAATGATATTTTGTTCATCCCAATTTCTGTTTTCCCATCTCATGTTTCTTACATCTGAATAAGATGATGCCTGTTTAAAATCTTTTAGAATTCTAGATCAAGGTTTGGGAGAAAGATGCTGCAATAAATGGTGAGTAATTAGCTTTCCCTTTTTTAATCAATCTTATCACGGGAAACCTCACTGTTCattctagtatttttttaagattcttACTGTCCgtactttcatttcttttgattACTGCAACGTTTTCTTTACTAGTATGAAGACAACTCTGTCAGTGTCAGTTATATGATCAAAGGAAAGATGCTTTTGGatgttttaataattaaggaggcctataatttctcaaattacatCTTATCTGTATAATAATTTGTGTGCAGTGGTTGATTGGCTTCCTGAGCTTTTGGCACCGAGGGAGGCGCGCACAGCAAGGCTAAAGGTCCTACCTTGGCACGTTTTTGTGGGGCTGTACACTTATGGTTTGGCCGTGGTCACAGCAGAAACTGGGCTGCTAGAGAAGTTGACATTCTTGCAGACCAGGAGAAACCTATCCAGACACTGTCCAGAATCCATCATTGTCAATAGCCTAGGACTCGGATTGGCCCTGCTTTGTGGCATTGTAATATTGGCTTCCGTTTCACCAAAGCATCAAACTCTTCAAACTAAATTCATGTACTCAGATGCCAAGTGCTTGTCGTCATAAAGAAATGGAAATTGTTTTTCACTCAGCATAATAATACTCTCTTTCATTGTGGATGTAAATTTGGGAGTTTGCCACACCTGATTAATAATGTCTCTGGCATGTGAGTAGAGGGACAATGACCTCGATTTTCACCAGCTTCTTAGGAAGAAAACAAGGTAACCAACACTAGTTTGAGCAGAGTATGCAAAAAATGCATATTCTAATTAACCTCCAGTGACTCATAGTCAGAGGCTGGCTCCTTCGTGCACTGAGAGGTCTAataagtaatgttacatataatcaTAGAATGTATAAGTGCTGTTCAGtctctttgaaaaagagtaagatctattatttaaaaaaaaaaaaaatttatgtaaattttatatttatttattttttttaaaataattacgtgacACTTACatttgtaactatcatttctcatttttttaacatattcatCGATATTTTGTTACGTTGTTATGCATCACTATTGTGCTTttcctacttataaaaaataaatcattattgTGGCCTTCCTAAACGAGTTTTGGGCCTTGGCAACGGAGCGGATCATCCGTTTCGGAAGCTATTTAACAAGGCGATTATTTTGTGCGTTAACATACTGAATTCGTCGCAATAGAAACTCTTTTCTATAgtcataaattatattataattaagcaCCGAGCTTTCTCCAACCCATACCCCTCTGCAATGGTAGGTGCCAACACAGCTCAGCCTCAGTAGATACCACTGTCATGTCCGATCTCACCTCTGAGCACCACAATCCCTAATCCTAACCCTATATCTCTCCTTCTAATCGAAAATAACCCAACAGAATCTCAAATGtgcttctcttcttcttcctcccttctCTGCTTTCCTACTCAcaatccctctctctttctaagACATCGTGCTGCCGCCTCATTTCTCGGCAACCCCAGGCCCACAATCATCGAACCTACCCGGCGCCTCCATGCCTCCCTCGCCGAGAGCAACGCCGAACTCTCCTGGTCCTCTCCGGATCAGATTGCGAACCACAAGTACGGCGGTTGGGCCATCGTTGAATATCCGGTTCATAAGAAGAAGACAGGTTAAATTCCACTCATTTTCTTCCTATATCTAAATATCTTTAGGTTAATTTCCTTAAAAAGTTATGTGCGTGTTCTTTGATTGAGCTATTTAAAATATGCAGGCTTGCCCCCGTTTTTGATTGGTGGAATTGGGACCTCACTGGTTGTTCTACTCGCCACCATTGCTCACTTTTCAATGTCAAGAAGAGGTTTTTGACTGGCATCTTTTTATAAGTTCTAGTTAATTTTGCAATCTTTGCAACCATTGTTTTCTTTCAGTATTATTGCTATTACACCTCTTCAGATTATGGGGTTTTGCAAATTTTAgtgctcttatatatatttttttgttatatattgatACACTGAGGTTAAGGCTTTTAATTGGATCTGAGATGAGCATTTGGTGAATTGGGTGTTGAGCATAGTTGGATTACTGTTTTGTAGTGGATATGAGATTGTGCTTTGGTGAATCGGGAGTTGAGCACGGtgggattttttgttttttgaaggTTGTAGGTTTCAGTTCGGTAGTCCATTATGTGCTTTGCATGGGATATTAAATCCAAGTGGAACCAAAAGGGATCGAAGTGAACTTACGAGCAGTGCTGTATCAGATGAGACCACTGCGGTGTCTGATGCCAGCCTAGAAGACATACCGCATTCTACTGGCGAAACTGCTTCTTCAGGTAAATTCAGATCAAAGTTTCATAACACTTTTCAGAAGCATTACTGTCTTAGTGATTCAAAgaatttatttgtatgttttttttactGTTTGGGCAACCAATAGTGGTGGCCTTTTTTCTTACAATAATATTGCTTTGCAGTCTTCCGATTATTCATGGAAGTAGTATATGTCCTTTTGATCAAATGCATATCTTTTGGGAAGCATACTAACGTAGTCTCTTTGTTTATGTTCCAATGTTCCAATTCTGAACTTGCACTCAGGAACTATGGAAAAGCTTGAACGTATTATAATCCCAGCTGCTGTGGATTCTACCCAACAGGAAGCTCTGTCAGTTTTGAAGAAACTGAAGGTTTGCTTCTTGAAGCATGGCTGTATTTGAATTGTTATACTTTTGCTACCCACGGTTAAGTAGTTTACATGCATTAATGTGGCCAAAATGGcatatgtatttatagaaaaaaaaaaataaaagtggcaTAGGCCATTTAAGACTTGTGAAGCCAAAATGTTTACTATTTTCTAGAGGTATTGAAGAACAAAGATGAGAGAACCTAAAAACACGCAAATGCAAAAGCTCTCATTCAGAGTGAAGCCTGGTGGTCAAAGGGAGGGCTTGGGATGAGCTATGAATCTAGATATCCTGGGTTCAATTCTACCCTAGTAGTTCTCCTAGATTACCGGATACATGGTTTTGGTGAGTGGAGTGATGTATCCTTCAAATCCTATCTTGGTGAGGtttcatgtcataaaaaatataatgattatatTTGTTACTTCTCATCAGCTCAGACTTTTGTGGTGAGTGGTAGTTTGTCATGGTATCAAAGCGTATGATCCTTGTTTGAATACTCAATACATTGCCTTCCGTTAAGGGTATGTTTTAAATCTCCATTGAGGGGAAGCCTGGACCCATGTGAGGAGGATGGACTTTTGTTTTTGATTGTCATAAATGAGGAGGAtagacttttcttttttatcggTCATAAGTGAGGAGGATAAACTACTGGATTACTAATTTGATTTGTGCTTTCACGTCGGCCTGAGATTAGTACTAATTTGATAAACACCTAATGCGTTATCATTGGATGAATAAGAGACCAATTCTCCTAGAGCAGAACAGGACTTCCGATCTATATTTGCTTTGCTAAAACCTTGATTGCGAATCGCTTCTCAGTATCTATAGTTACTTGTTTGTTAGACCTTCAAATTTCTGTACATATGACATTTTCTGTAGCATTTAGCAATAAGATTTTATAACAATGTGGATGAAGCTTTGGGTCCAGTTCTGAGCTTAGATATCTGAAAATTAAGGTATACAGATAATTGAAGATGATGTAAAGGCAGATGAACTGTGCACTAGGAGGGAATATGCGAGATGGCTACTTCGAGTAAACTCGTTATTGGAAAGGTAATGACTGATCAATGCTTgtaaatttaaagatgtttggcacataaaaatataaagcacTGTAAATGCTCTTGCAGATTTGGCTTAAGAATTTTTTGTGTGAATTTAATAGGAATCCCAAGCACAGGGTCATTCCCGAAATTTCACTTTCAGGGTCCACAGATACTGCATTTGATGATATAAATGTGGAAGACCCAGATTTTGCGTCCATTCAAGGTACGAAATAGAGGGGGTAGACACAGAGGACTTGTATTTGTTAATTGGCTAGTACTGAATTCACTCAACTTGTCACTCAGCCTTAGCAGAGTCTGGTGTCACTCCCAGCAAGCTATCACCAAAGAACTCCAGTGATGATGGTTCAGGATGTCGAGAAACTTATTTTTATCCTGAGAGGTACA encodes the following:
- the LOC121242911 gene encoding LOW QUALITY PROTEIN: probable transmembrane ascorbate ferrireductase 4 (The sequence of the model RefSeq protein was modified relative to this genomic sequence to represent the inferred CDS: inserted 2 bases in 2 codons), translated to MAVDSPSLVRLLFFARVSGLAVATLVLFWALAFNSSFLIPHSSSQEYLIYTALHPIFMVIGFILISGEAILVHRWLPGSRNFKKSVHLCLQGVALASGLFGIWTRFQXEDGIVANFYSLHSWMGLICVSLFGAQWLIGFLSFWHRGXARTARLKVLPWHVFVGLYTYGLAVVTAETGLLEKLTFLQTRRNLSRHCPESIIVNSLGLGLALLCGIVILASVSPKHQTLQTKFMYSDAKCLSS
- the LOC121242910 gene encoding uncharacterized protein LOC121242910, encoding MCFSSSSSLLCFPTHNPSLFLRHRAAASFLGNPRPTIIEPTRRLHASLAESNAELSWSSPDQIANHKYGGWAIVEYPVHKKKTGLPPFLIGGIGTSLVVLLATIAHFSMSRRGCRFQFGSPLCALHGILNPSGTKRDRSELTSSAVSDETTAVSDASLEDIPHSTGETASSGTMEKLERIIIPAAVDSTQQEALSVLKKLKIIEDDVKADELCTRREYARWLLRVNSLLERNPKHRVIPEISLSGSTDTAFDDINVEDPDFASIQALAESGVTPSKLSPKNSSDDGSGCRETYFYPERFISRQDLIDWKAQLEYEFMPGIIEQISRAKLGFLDMREISSDASAELFMDMLAGDRSMLRKVFGQSRRFQPNKPSTKAQAAVALTTGRMTEAIYNELARLEAESSARQAEMEDIRSELLDRGDIQRFWEQKLIEAKTQGFQVEKVYFANASKLEQEKIDQEKLFSKFLKEKAAMDCQRQLVLSLKEEVAEMSEKLASERALYITEQHDLHNMLSDLQITQERLLDTKSILEAEKEALRILRSWVEDEARKSQARAKVLEEVGRRWKWDNQA